From uncultured Roseateles sp., the proteins below share one genomic window:
- a CDS encoding ABC transporter ATP-binding protein — translation MTTTFAVAAASDLPPQAALAPQASVGLSGLSLRYGAQAVLDGLEWVLQPGQVVGLLGRNGAGKTTLLECLLGLREPDAGEVRLFGRSVAQLDDDLRARIGYVPQQSDLFEGFTAGQLLAYFRSFYPRWNEAKVEGLMSRWEVPRERLISKLSGGQQQRLSIIRALAHEPDLLVLDEPVASLDPAGRRDFLRELVERVLDRGTTVVFSTHILSDLERVAFNVAFLKQGRIACQAPLEDLLDQVRIAVGGAAELQALQTAHAAQLLRRQPLAAGREQWLLRFPQGVPTGAPLQSLNLEDLFMELS, via the coding sequence ATGACCACCACCTTCGCCGTCGCCGCCGCCAGCGACCTGCCCCCACAGGCCGCGTTGGCCCCCCAGGCCTCGGTGGGGCTGAGCGGCCTGAGCCTGCGCTATGGCGCGCAGGCAGTGCTTGACGGACTGGAATGGGTGCTGCAGCCGGGCCAGGTGGTCGGGCTGCTGGGCCGCAACGGCGCCGGCAAGACCACGCTGCTGGAGTGCCTGCTGGGCCTGCGCGAGCCTGATGCCGGCGAGGTGCGGCTGTTCGGCCGGTCGGTGGCGCAGCTGGACGATGATTTGCGCGCGCGCATCGGCTATGTGCCACAGCAGTCGGACCTGTTCGAGGGCTTCACCGCCGGCCAGCTGCTGGCCTACTTCCGCAGCTTCTATCCCCGCTGGAACGAGGCCAAGGTCGAGGGGCTGATGTCGCGCTGGGAGGTGCCGCGCGAGCGCCTCATCAGCAAGCTGTCGGGCGGCCAGCAGCAGCGCCTGTCCATCATCCGGGCGCTGGCCCATGAGCCCGATCTGCTGGTGCTGGACGAGCCAGTAGCAAGTCTTGACCCCGCCGGCCGGCGCGACTTTCTGCGCGAGCTCGTCGAGCGCGTGCTGGACCGCGGCACGACGGTGGTGTTCTCCACCCACATCCTGTCGGACCTGGAGCGGGTGGCCTTCAATGTGGCCTTTCTGAAGCAGGGACGCATCGCCTGCCAGGCGCCGCTGGAAGACCTGCTGGATCAGGTGCGCATCGCGGTCGGCGGCGCAGCCGAGCTGCAGGCCCTGCAGACGGCCCATGCCGCGCAGCTGCTGCGCCGCCAGCCATTGGCTGCGGGGCGCGAGCAATGGCTGCTGCGCTTCCCGCAGGGCGTGCCGACCGGGGCGCCGCTGCAGTCGCTGAATCTGGAAGACCTGTTCATGGAGCTGAGCTGA
- the trxC gene encoding thioredoxin TrxC codes for MLITCPHCQAKNRVPDERTQQDPVCGRCGLALLDGTPITLSDASFDAVVKGSELPVLVDFWAPWCGPCRQMAPQFEQAAAELKGQALLVKVNSDDNPRLAQRFAIRSIPTLVKIRGGVEQQRISGVLPAAQIVGLARG; via the coding sequence ATGCTGATCACCTGCCCCCACTGCCAAGCCAAGAACCGCGTGCCCGACGAACGCACGCAGCAAGACCCGGTCTGCGGACGCTGCGGCCTGGCGCTGCTGGACGGCACGCCTATCACCCTCAGTGATGCCAGCTTCGACGCCGTCGTCAAGGGCAGCGAGTTGCCGGTGCTGGTGGACTTCTGGGCGCCCTGGTGCGGCCCCTGCCGGCAGATGGCGCCGCAGTTCGAGCAGGCCGCCGCCGAGCTCAAGGGGCAGGCCTTGCTGGTCAAGGTCAACAGCGACGACAACCCGCGCCTGGCGCAGCGTTTTGCCATCCGCAGCATCCCGACCCTGGTCAAGATACGCGGGGGGGTTGAGCAGCAGCGCATCTCGGGCGTGTTGCCGGCGGCGCAGATCGTCGGGCTGGCGCGCGGCTGA
- a CDS encoding LysR family transcriptional regulator, translating into MTPTQTTGIPDWDDLRYALAIADHGSLNAAAQALGVRHTTVLRRLNALEQQLGARLFERLRQGYQPTEAGALMARQAREMQQAIGEMQRRIVGRDLELQGALRLSTAFVATLHLLPEPLAAFRRAHPGIQVEVSENSALVDMSRRDADVVLRMSRRVPEHLVGRSVGELRMRVYAQRGSATLPQTLTPLPELCRNHPWIGYDGERRSRFFDRWMLDHVPPGQVVMRLDLLHPAVAMARTGLALALLPTVIEASEPGLVAVSEVLPEVSTPVWLLTHPDLRHTGRVRAFMQEVGAALEQRLKDAP; encoded by the coding sequence ATGACGCCGACCCAAACCACCGGCATACCTGACTGGGACGATTTGCGCTACGCCCTGGCGATTGCCGACCACGGCTCCCTGAACGCTGCCGCCCAGGCCCTGGGCGTGCGCCACACCACCGTGCTGCGGCGGCTGAACGCGCTGGAGCAGCAGTTGGGCGCGCGCCTGTTCGAGCGCCTGCGCCAGGGCTACCAGCCGACCGAGGCGGGCGCGCTGATGGCCCGGCAGGCACGCGAGATGCAGCAGGCGATTGGCGAGATGCAGCGCCGCATCGTCGGCCGCGACCTGGAGTTGCAGGGCGCACTGCGGCTGAGCACCGCCTTTGTCGCCACCCTGCACCTGCTGCCCGAGCCGCTGGCGGCGTTTCGCCGCGCGCACCCCGGCATCCAGGTCGAGGTCAGCGAGAACTCGGCCCTGGTCGACATGTCACGCCGCGACGCCGACGTGGTGCTGCGCATGAGCCGCCGGGTGCCCGAGCACCTGGTCGGGCGCAGCGTCGGCGAGCTGCGCATGCGTGTCTATGCACAGCGCGGCTCCGCCACACTGCCGCAGACGCTGACGCCCTTGCCCGAGCTGTGCCGCAACCACCCCTGGATTGGCTACGACGGGGAGCGCCGCAGCCGCTTCTTCGACCGCTGGATGCTGGACCACGTGCCACCCGGGCAGGTGGTGATGCGCCTGGACCTGCTGCATCCCGCCGTGGCCATGGCCCGCACCGGTCTGGCGCTGGCCCTGCTGCCGACGGTGATCGAGGCCAGCGAGCCCGGGCTGGTGGCGGTGTCCGAGGTGCTGCCCGAGGTCAGCACCCCGGTCTGGCTGCTCACCCATCCGGACCTGCGCCACACCGGCCGCGTGCGCGCCTTCATGCAGGAAGTGGGCGCGGCGCTGGAGCAGCGCCTCAAGGACGCGCCTTGA
- a CDS encoding ABC transporter substrate binding protein: protein MGARAQSSRSDALAVLYPEIGEPFRAVFASILEGIDDRLQARILRVAVPAEADLAALAADMQRRDPRLVIALGRAGLRLASALDRRIEVVAGGVISPSEAEARDATVLSLAPDPLLLMQRLKALLPGVKRVRAAYSVRHSAWLMRFAQDAARQLGLELQLQEVGDLKAALRHYQDFFAQASAQDALWLPQDPLAVDESAVLPLVLQEAWNRNVPLFSSSLAHVRRGALFALYPNNLELGRSLGGSALARLASSTAPRGATPLRDVHAALNTRTAAHLGLDLSPQLQRGFELLLPER, encoded by the coding sequence GTGGGTGCGCGTGCGCAAAGCTCGCGTTCCGATGCGCTGGCGGTGCTGTATCCCGAGATCGGCGAGCCCTTCCGTGCCGTCTTCGCCTCCATCCTCGAGGGCATAGACGACCGGCTGCAGGCCCGCATCCTGAGAGTCGCGGTGCCGGCCGAGGCCGATCTGGCCGCGCTGGCTGCCGACATGCAACGCCGCGATCCCAGGCTGGTGATTGCCCTGGGGCGTGCCGGCCTGCGCCTGGCCAGCGCGCTGGACCGCCGCATCGAGGTCGTGGCCGGCGGCGTGATCAGCCCCAGCGAGGCCGAGGCGCGCGACGCCACCGTGCTGAGCCTGGCGCCCGATCCGCTGCTGCTGATGCAGCGTCTGAAGGCCCTGCTGCCCGGCGTGAAGCGGGTGCGCGCGGCCTATTCCGTGCGTCACAGCGCCTGGTTGATGCGCTTTGCCCAGGACGCCGCCCGCCAGCTGGGGCTGGAACTGCAGCTGCAGGAGGTCGGTGACCTGAAGGCCGCGCTGCGTCACTACCAGGACTTCTTTGCCCAGGCCTCGGCCCAGGATGCGCTGTGGCTGCCCCAGGACCCGCTGGCCGTCGACGAATCGGCGGTGCTGCCCTTGGTGCTTCAGGAGGCCTGGAACCGCAACGTGCCGCTGTTCTCCAGCAGCCTGGCCCATGTGCGGCGCGGCGCACTGTTCGCGCTCTACCCGAACAATCTGGAGCTGGGCCGCAGCCTCGGCGGCTCGGCGCTGGCGCGCCTGGCCAGCAGCACGGCGCCGCGCGGCGCCACGCCGCTGCGCGATGTGCACGCGGCGCTGAACACCCGCACGGCCGCTCATCTGGGCCTGGACCTGAGCCCTCAGCTGCAGCGCGGCTTCGAGTTGCTCTTGCCCGAACGATGA
- a CDS encoding MFS transporter has translation MPQLPASASVAPTAALTTAQRLAALHRLVVVVVLGFASGLPLALTGQAMQAWLSVEGIDVATIGFLSLVGLPYTFKFLWAPLMDRFDLPLLGRRRGWLVLTQLLMAGALLLLAATSPSQATRAFALLAVLAAFISASQDVVIDAYRTDLLAAHERGMGSSLNVLGYRLAMIVSGGVAFIWVDPTQGGGWTWPEVYRVMAALMAGAAVVSALCLPKLKTVSVPSSVARNDILGFLAVLVAVAVGYQLSDLFGLTLARALLGPLLQLTSLPAALQGRWVELLALLLGLAFTLPLAAWAARRARFETLLGGLRSYFSMPGAGAFLALIVLYKLGDAFAASLMTPFLIKAMAYGTAEIGVVNKVIGLWLTIGGALLGGLLMLRLGLWRALLVFGVLQMLSNLGFWWLALHGQGAMGGLTIPAFDWGFVKLAQSTPVDGGLLMVIAFENLSGGMGTAAFLALLMSLCNQRFTATQFALLSAFASVGRVWVGPLAGVLAESIGWPSFFITSTVLALPALVMLWLLRDSVRALEVPAGGPALDD, from the coding sequence ATGCCTCAGCTCCCCGCATCGGCCTCCGTGGCCCCCACCGCAGCCCTCACCACCGCCCAGCGCCTGGCCGCCCTGCACCGTCTCGTCGTCGTCGTCGTGCTCGGCTTTGCCTCCGGCCTGCCACTGGCGCTGACCGGCCAGGCGATGCAGGCCTGGCTCAGCGTCGAGGGCATCGATGTGGCGACGATAGGCTTTCTGAGCCTGGTCGGCCTGCCCTACACCTTCAAATTCCTGTGGGCCCCGCTGATGGACCGCTTCGACCTGCCGCTGCTGGGCCGGCGGCGCGGCTGGCTGGTGCTGACCCAGTTGCTGATGGCCGGCGCCCTGCTGCTGCTGGCTGCCACCTCGCCCTCGCAGGCCACGCGCGCCTTTGCCTTGCTGGCGGTGCTGGCGGCCTTCATCTCGGCCTCGCAGGACGTGGTCATCGATGCCTACCGCACCGACCTGCTGGCCGCCCACGAACGCGGCATGGGCTCGTCGCTGAATGTGCTCGGCTACCGGCTGGCCATGATCGTCTCCGGCGGCGTGGCCTTCATCTGGGTGGACCCGACCCAGGGCGGCGGCTGGACCTGGCCCGAGGTCTACCGCGTGATGGCCGCGCTGATGGCCGGTGCGGCCGTGGTCTCGGCACTGTGCCTGCCCAAGCTCAAGACCGTGTCGGTGCCGAGCAGCGTGGCGCGCAACGACATCCTGGGGTTCCTGGCCGTGCTCGTGGCCGTGGCCGTGGGCTACCAGCTCAGCGACCTGTTCGGCCTGACGCTGGCCCGCGCGCTGCTGGGCCCGCTGCTGCAGCTGACCAGCCTGCCCGCGGCGCTGCAGGGCCGCTGGGTGGAGCTGCTGGCCCTGCTGCTGGGCCTGGCATTCACGCTGCCGCTGGCCGCCTGGGCGGCGCGGCGTGCGCGTTTCGAGACCCTGCTGGGTGGCCTGCGCAGCTATTTCTCCATGCCCGGCGCAGGTGCCTTCCTGGCGCTGATCGTGCTGTACAAGCTCGGCGACGCCTTCGCCGCCTCGCTGATGACGCCCTTCCTGATCAAGGCCATGGCCTACGGCACGGCCGAGATCGGCGTCGTCAACAAGGTCATCGGCCTGTGGCTGACGATAGGCGGCGCGCTGCTGGGCGGCTTGCTGATGCTGCGCCTGGGTCTGTGGCGGGCGCTGCTGGTGTTCGGTGTGCTGCAGATGCTCAGCAACCTCGGCTTCTGGTGGCTGGCCCTGCACGGCCAGGGCGCGATGGGCGGCCTGACGATTCCGGCCTTCGACTGGGGCTTTGTCAAGCTGGCCCAGAGCACGCCCGTGGATGGCGGTCTGCTGATGGTGATCGCTTTCGAGAACCTCTCCGGCGGCATGGGCACGGCCGCCTTTCTGGCCCTGCTGATGAGCTTGTGCAACCAGCGCTTCACCGCCACCCAGTTCGCGCTGCTGTCGGCCTTTGCCTCGGTGGGGCGGGTCTGGGTCGGGCCACTGGCCGGCGTGCTGGCCGAGTCGATTGGCTGGCCCAGCTTCTTCATCACCTCCACCGTGCTCGCCCTGCCGGCGCTGGTGATGCTGTGGCTGTTGCGTGACAGCGTGCGCGCGCTGGAAGTGCCCGCGGGTGGGCCCGCCCTTGACGATTGA
- a CDS encoding 4-oxalocrotonate tautomerase, with translation MPHLHLSLSPAPGREPDRARLAQALNELTAEHLAKDPQLTAVRLSRVPADDWFVARRSLAEQGLASYHLELQVTAGTNSEEQIAAWLQAVHGLMGEQLGPLHPASYAVVQQLPATAWGYGGRSQRARRLQFETEMAAAV, from the coding sequence ATGCCCCATCTGCACCTCAGCTTGAGCCCCGCCCCCGGCCGGGAACCCGATCGCGCCCGGCTGGCCCAGGCCCTGAATGAATTGACGGCCGAGCACCTGGCCAAGGACCCGCAGCTGACGGCCGTGCGCCTCAGCCGCGTGCCGGCCGACGACTGGTTCGTGGCCAGGCGCTCGCTGGCCGAACAGGGCTTGGCCAGCTACCACCTGGAGCTGCAGGTCACGGCCGGCACCAACAGCGAGGAACAGATCGCCGCCTGGCTGCAGGCCGTGCATGGCTTGATGGGCGAGCAGCTCGGCCCGCTGCATCCGGCCAGCTATGCGGTGGTGCAGCAGCTGCCGGCCACGGCCTGGGGCTATGGCGGACGCTCGCAACGGGCGCGGCGGCTGCAGTTCGAGACCGAGATGGCAGCTGCCGTTTGA
- a CDS encoding M48 family metallopeptidase, which produces MHPTPDFDPHGTLELSHVPRCTCALHSRRLFTGLLLAGGATAALPALAREGVEVGGTSKFAKLVPAEQVEQAAAQQYRQMMQQAAQQRGLAPDKHPQLIRLREIAKRIIPVALPWNERAKQWRWEVNLLGDKQLNAFCMPGGKIAFYYGILAQLKLNDDEVAMIMGHEVAHALREHARERMGKTAATRIGANVLSSLLGLGNTGDALLNMGGQLLTLTFSREDESEADLVGMELAARAGYDPSAGVSLWQKMGQASKGAPPQWLSTHPAGPTRIRDIEANLAKVQPLFERASKPPQRFEVAPSLQGPAAG; this is translated from the coding sequence ATGCACCCGACACCCGACTTCGATCCCCACGGCACGCTTGAATTGAGCCATGTGCCGCGCTGCACCTGCGCCCTGCATTCGCGCCGCCTGTTCACCGGCCTGCTGCTGGCCGGTGGCGCCACGGCCGCACTGCCGGCGCTGGCGCGCGAGGGTGTCGAGGTCGGCGGCACCTCCAAATTCGCCAAGCTGGTGCCGGCCGAGCAGGTTGAGCAGGCCGCGGCCCAGCAATACCGGCAGATGATGCAGCAGGCGGCGCAGCAGCGCGGCCTGGCGCCCGACAAGCACCCGCAGCTGATACGCCTGCGCGAGATCGCCAAGCGCATCATTCCGGTGGCACTGCCCTGGAACGAGCGCGCCAAGCAGTGGCGCTGGGAGGTCAACCTGCTCGGCGACAAGCAGCTCAATGCCTTTTGCATGCCTGGCGGCAAGATCGCCTTCTACTACGGCATCCTGGCCCAGCTGAAGCTCAATGACGACGAGGTCGCGATGATCATGGGCCACGAGGTGGCCCACGCGCTGCGCGAACATGCCCGTGAGCGCATGGGCAAGACGGCGGCCACCCGCATCGGTGCCAATGTGCTGTCCAGCCTGCTGGGCCTGGGCAATACCGGCGACGCGCTGCTGAACATGGGCGGCCAGCTGCTCACCCTGACCTTCAGCCGCGAAGACGAGTCCGAGGCCGACCTGGTCGGCATGGAGCTGGCCGCCCGCGCCGGCTACGACCCCAGCGCCGGCGTGAGCCTGTGGCAGAAGATGGGCCAGGCCTCCAAGGGTGCACCCCCGCAATGGCTGTCCACCCACCCGGCCGGGCCGACCCGCATCCGCGACATCGAAGCCAATCTGGCCAAGGTCCAGCCGCTGTTCGAGCGGGCGTCGAAGCCGCCGCAGCGGTTTGAGGTGGCGCCAAGCCTGCAAGGGCCTGCGGCCGGCTGA
- a CDS encoding GntR family transcriptional regulator, with protein sequence MPALDLFHINTGSTEPIYRQLVELVRRLVASGQLKAGDEIPSVRELAQGLVVHPMTISKAYGLLEADGLLERRRGLAMRVAPQHQRAQAPLDRAALLRPSLERAAQEARQLELSTAQALALFKEILQAEEPKS encoded by the coding sequence ATGCCCGCCCTGGATCTCTTCCACATCAACACCGGCTCTACCGAACCGATCTACCGGCAACTGGTGGAGCTGGTGCGGCGCTTGGTGGCCAGCGGTCAGCTGAAGGCCGGCGACGAGATTCCGTCGGTGCGTGAGCTGGCCCAGGGGCTGGTGGTGCATCCGATGACGATTTCCAAGGCCTATGGCTTGCTGGAGGCGGACGGGCTGCTGGAGCGCCGCCGCGGCCTGGCGATGCGCGTGGCCCCGCAGCACCAGCGCGCCCAGGCGCCGCTGGACCGTGCCGCGCTGCTGCGGCCCAGCCTGGAGCGCGCCGCGCAGGAGGCGCGACAGCTGGAGCTGTCCACCGCGCAGGCGCTGGCCCTGTTCAAAGAGATTCTTCAAGCCGAGGAGCCGAAATCATGA
- a CDS encoding flavin reductase family protein, protein MTAPGSAPSLPTDAATAFSAADFRAALGMFATGVTIVTARGADGSLVGLTANSFNSVSLTPPLVLWSLAQRAGSMPVFSRGSHYAINILAADQKDLAQRFAMRDIDRFAGVAWREGAGGAPVLDGAAAVFECANRSQYQEGDHVIFVGEVERCSWAAQAQPLIFHGGRYYTELPI, encoded by the coding sequence ATGACTGCGCCCGGATCAGCCCCCTCCCTTCCCACCGACGCCGCGACCGCCTTCAGCGCCGCTGACTTTCGCGCCGCCCTGGGCATGTTCGCCACCGGCGTGACCATCGTCACCGCGCGCGGCGCCGATGGCAGCCTGGTCGGCCTGACCGCCAACTCGTTCAACTCGGTCTCGCTGACGCCCCCGCTGGTGTTGTGGAGCCTGGCCCAGCGCGCCGGCTCGATGCCGGTGTTCAGCCGCGGCTCGCACTATGCGATCAACATCCTCGCCGCCGACCAGAAAGACCTGGCGCAGCGCTTTGCCATGCGCGACATCGACCGTTTTGCCGGCGTGGCCTGGCGTGAGGGCGCGGGCGGCGCGCCGGTGCTGGATGGCGCCGCGGCGGTGTTCGAGTGCGCCAACCGCAGCCAGTATCAGGAGGGCGACCATGTGATCTTCGTCGGCGAGGTCGAGCGCTGCAGCTGGGCCGCCCAGGCCCAGCCACTGATCTTCCACGGTGGGCGCTACTACACCGAGCTGCCGATCTAG
- a CDS encoding HAMP domain-containing sensor histidine kinase: MKVLVKRWRNGLRDATFRRQLTLAVAGGVLGVAAVSAVLSSWQGSVQVRETLVRQGLNLATSLAQQSQLALLTDGAENAREPVERALSFPDVLRVELLRPDGAELLARGVPPTAAPASPQPDAVEPYLGGETGEAWTFVAPVRIRPVEASPFEGPSGQTELLGYVRVTQGKAALVQLVGRLVAINFGVGLALSALLLWALRQLARRLTRPLGELAAVMAHAGEGRLGLRAPVEGPRDIAEMAQVFNGMMQSLELREQELQQKNDELARHALTLEERVEERTRSLSGANRELQQALDTLREAQKQLIEAEKLASLGRLVAGVAHELNTPLGNALMAASTMQAEQTQLCEAMHAGQLRKSEFDRMLGKTIEGNALVVNNVRRAAEIIRGFKQLALDQTTDMRRSFLAHEVIGELLATVQPMFRHSPHRLEVALEPGLRMDSFPGPLGQVISNVVQNALLHGLAGREHGKVAVQCHALGDDRVQIICSDDGEGMTEAVRLRVFEAFFTTKLGQGGSGLGMQIVHSLVTGLLGGRVQVESEPGNGTRILISLPRQAPQHGSD; encoded by the coding sequence ATGAAGGTGCTGGTGAAGCGCTGGCGCAATGGCCTGCGGGATGCCACCTTCCGCCGGCAGCTGACCCTTGCGGTGGCTGGCGGTGTGCTGGGCGTGGCGGCGGTGTCGGCGGTGCTGTCGTCCTGGCAGGGCAGCGTGCAGGTGCGCGAGACCCTGGTGCGCCAGGGCTTGAATCTGGCCACCAGCCTGGCCCAGCAGAGCCAGCTGGCCCTGCTGACCGATGGTGCCGAGAACGCCCGCGAGCCGGTCGAGCGGGCGCTGTCATTCCCCGATGTGCTGCGCGTGGAGCTGCTGCGCCCCGATGGCGCCGAGTTGCTGGCGCGCGGCGTGCCGCCGACGGCGGCGCCTGCGTCGCCGCAGCCGGACGCCGTCGAGCCCTATCTGGGGGGCGAGACCGGTGAGGCCTGGACCTTTGTCGCGCCGGTGCGCATCCGCCCCGTCGAGGCCTCGCCGTTCGAAGGCCCTTCGGGGCAGACCGAGTTGCTGGGTTATGTGCGCGTGACTCAGGGCAAGGCGGCGCTGGTGCAACTGGTCGGGCGGCTGGTGGCGATCAATTTCGGCGTCGGTCTGGCCCTGTCGGCCCTGCTGCTGTGGGCGCTGCGCCAGCTGGCCCGCCGGCTGACCCGGCCGCTGGGCGAGCTGGCCGCCGTGATGGCCCACGCCGGCGAGGGCCGGCTGGGCCTGCGCGCGCCGGTCGAGGGGCCGCGCGATATCGCCGAGATGGCCCAGGTCTTCAACGGCATGATGCAAAGCCTGGAGCTGCGCGAGCAGGAGCTGCAGCAGAAAAACGACGAACTGGCCCGCCATGCGCTGACTCTGGAGGAGCGCGTCGAGGAGCGCACGCGCTCGCTCAGCGGCGCCAACCGCGAGTTGCAGCAGGCGCTGGACACCCTGCGCGAGGCGCAGAAGCAGCTGATCGAGGCCGAGAAGCTGGCCTCGCTGGGCCGCCTGGTGGCCGGTGTGGCGCATGAGCTGAACACGCCGCTGGGCAATGCGCTGATGGCGGCGTCGACGATGCAGGCCGAGCAGACCCAGCTGTGCGAGGCCATGCATGCCGGGCAGCTGCGCAAGTCCGAGTTCGACCGCATGCTCGGCAAGACCATCGAAGGCAATGCCCTGGTGGTGAACAATGTGCGCCGCGCCGCCGAGATCATCCGCGGCTTCAAGCAGCTGGCGCTGGACCAGACCACCGACATGCGGCGCAGCTTTCTGGCGCACGAGGTCATCGGCGAACTGCTGGCCACCGTGCAGCCGATGTTCCGCCACTCGCCGCATCGGCTCGAGGTGGCGCTGGAACCCGGCCTGCGCATGGACAGCTTCCCCGGCCCGCTGGGCCAGGTCATCAGCAATGTCGTGCAGAACGCCCTGCTGCATGGCCTGGCCGGGCGCGAGCACGGCAAGGTGGCGGTGCAGTGCCATGCACTGGGTGACGACCGCGTGCAGATCATCTGCAGCGACGATGGCGAGGGCATGACGGAGGCAGTGCGTCTGCGCGTGTTCGAGGCCTTCTTCACCACCAAGCTGGGCCAGGGCGGTTCGGGCCTGGGCATGCAGATCGTGCACAGCCTGGTGACCGGGCTGCTGGGCGGGCGGGTGCAGGTGGAAAGCGAACCGGGCAACGGCACGCGCATCCTGATCAGCCTGCCGCGCCAGGCGCCGCAGCACGGCAGCGACTAG
- a CDS encoding zinc-dependent metalloprotease family protein, protein MKHPTCSLHLICAAALFTLQAGAMAADGYVTTNEAKLDAIFSQAGFAAADKIDIRFNRETSIVDATLTTIDDSADWTKLTGLAGNRASPTVNMYFVDKILWCGVASLTTIGCAKTPGNVLALDSSWAANATYGGDLAAHELGHNLSLPHLLPDDGTNLMNPTISTSFKLTAGQITDILASALVQSDAAGKFITIQPIAVLGAAPVPEPAEWALLLCGGAVVAGVARARRGALAA, encoded by the coding sequence ATGAAGCACCCTACTTGCAGCCTGCACCTGATCTGCGCCGCCGCCCTGTTCACCCTGCAGGCCGGCGCCATGGCCGCCGATGGCTATGTGACCACCAACGAAGCCAAGCTCGACGCGATCTTTTCGCAGGCGGGCTTCGCCGCCGCGGACAAGATCGACATCCGCTTCAACCGCGAGACGAGCATCGTCGACGCCACGTTGACGACCATCGATGACAGCGCCGACTGGACCAAGCTCACCGGCCTGGCCGGCAATCGGGCCTCGCCGACGGTCAATATGTATTTTGTGGACAAGATCCTGTGGTGCGGCGTGGCCTCGCTCACCACCATAGGCTGCGCCAAGACGCCGGGCAATGTGCTGGCACTCGATTCCAGCTGGGCGGCCAACGCCACCTATGGCGGCGATCTGGCGGCCCATGAGCTGGGTCACAACCTCAGCCTGCCCCATCTGCTGCCTGATGACGGCACGAATCTGATGAACCCGACCATCTCGACCAGCTTCAAGCTGACGGCGGGCCAGATTACCGACATCCTTGCCAGCGCCCTGGTGCAGAGCGATGCCGCAGGCAAGTTCATCACCATCCAGCCGATTGCCGTGCTGGGCGCCGCGCCGGTGCCCGAGCCGGCCGAGTGGGCCTTGCTGTTGTGCGGCGGGGCGGTGGTGGCGGGCGTGGCGCGTGCCCGCCGGGGCGCTCTCGCCGCCTGA